The Mariluticola halotolerans nucleotide sequence GTGATTGATGCGGACGGTCAGCCGGGTGCGCCGATCACCGGTGTGCCTGAGGTTTGGGCCGAGGGGCAGGGCGGGCTGCTTGATGTGGCGCTGGCTCCTGATTTTGCGACGAGCGGGCGGCTTTATCTTTCCTATGCGCAGCCCGGACTGGGCGGGGCGGGCACTGCTGTGATGGCGGCAACGCTGACGCTTTTAGAGGATAGCGGTGCGCTTTCCGACCAGAAGGTGATTTTTCGCATGAACCGGTTTACCGGCCGGGGACAGCATTTTGGCTCGCGGATTGTGGTGGCGCCGGATGGCAATCTCTGGGTCACGCTGGGGGAACGCGGCGAGCGGGACCGGGCGCAGGACCCGTTTGATCTGGCGGGCGCTGTGGTGCGGATTGCGCCTGATGGCTCCATTCCTGCCGATAACCCGTTTGCCGATGGCGGCAGCGGCAATGCCGCGATCTGGAGCCTTGGACATCGCAACCCGCAAGGGGCGGCGCTGGGGCCGGATGGGACCTTGTGGACGGTGGAGCATGGTGCGGCAGGCGGTGACGAGATCAACCGGCCGGAAGCGGGGCTGAATTATGGCTGGCCGGTGATCACCTATGGCCGGGATTATAATGGACAGCCGATCGGCGAGGGGACTGAAAAGGCGGGCTATCAGCAGCCTGTGCACTATTGGGACCCATCGATTGCGCCATCGGGGCTGGATTTTTACGCAGGGGAGCTTTTTCCCGACTGGCAGGGTGATCTGTTGGTGGGGTCGCTGAAATTCGGGTTGCTGGTGCGTCTCGACATGGCTGATGGCCGTGTGGTGGACGAAGAGCGTTTGCTGGACGGGGCCTTTGGCCGCATCCGGGATGTGCGGACCGGGCCGGATGGGGCCATCTATCTGGCGACGGATGAGCGCGACGGGCGGATTATTCGCCTGACACCGGCACAATAAAAAAGGCGCAGCGGATGGGCGCTGCGCCTTTAAGGTTTTGCCCGCTGCCGCAGAGCAGCGGGGTAAATCAGGCTACGGTCAGATTGTCCGCAGCGGACTTGCCGGTGCGCTGATCCTGAACGATTTCGTAGTTTACCTTCTGGCCTTCATCGAGGCCGTTAAGGCCGGAGCGCTGAACAGCAGAAATGTGCACGAACACGTCCGCGCCGCCCTCGTCAGGTTGAATAAAACCAAAGCCTTTTTGGCCGTTGAACCATTTAACGGTGCCAGTTGCCATAGTGAGTCGCCTTTCGCATAGTCCCTTTAGCGTGGTGATTCCTGCGCCCTCAACCGAGCTGGAATCGGAAATCGATATCTTGGATAGAGACGTCAGCAGTCGCGAAAGTTCGCTCGGCCAGGTCGTTCAGCCGCAATATTCGATAGGGAACGATAGCGCGGAACTGTCGATCTCACAATATGTGTGTGATTGGAAAATTTTGTATTGGCTAATTGCCAGTAACTCTTATTGGAGAAATTCTTTATTTTTTCAGCAAGTTAGGCGTGTTTCGCCGTGTATAAATTCATTTCTTCGAACGGGCAAATTAACTGGAATTCAGCCGGGTAAGTGCTGGATTTGGCGTGTAACAACAGTCAACATTCAATGTAACGAATATAAACTCAGCCGCTATTTGGCCCAAATCATAAAATGCTAAAATAGAAGTTTGGTGTTCTATTTGTGCCTGTTGGCGGGACGCTGCCCGGCCGGCGTTTGACTGTGCCGGACGGGCAGATGCGCCTGCTCGGCAAGGCTACATATCATCGCCGAAATATTTGGTGCGCAGGCGCTCAACGGTGCCATCTTCACGGGCACCGAGAAGGTTGAGCGTGATGAGCCTGCCCAGATTGCTGTCGAGGGGGGTGGCAAAACCATATTTGTCCGGCATGAAAATGGGGCCGACGACATCAAGGCCGCTGCCTGCGGCGCTATTGGCGTAATATTCGAGCACCGGTGCGTCGGCGACGATGGCATCGATCCGGCGGGTGCGCAGGGCTTCGGCTGCTTCTTCGATATTGTTATAGGGTCGGGTGCGCAGGTCTTCGGCGCGCATATGTTCCTCACCCACGCTGCCGGCGAAAACGCCGATCTCGCGCCCGGGAAGGTCTTCGGCCTCATTGATCTGGTTGGAAATGGCGGCGGCGGTCATGACGCTGGTGACAGAGGAGGTGACATAGGCGAGGACCGCCACACCACAGACCAGCCAGATGGCAGCGAAAAAGCGGCCAAAGCTGCCGAACATCTTTTTGCGCGAGGTCTTGCCCGAGGTGGCAATCGACATGACGTGATAAAAACTCTCGGTGAGGCCTGCACCCCAGGTGCGCGGGAATTCCTTGTCGAAACGCCGGTCGAACAGGGTGAGCAGGAAAGTGGCGGCGATGATGACAAGGGTCAGCCAGACATAAGAGCGCAAATAGCCGGAATCCCGCAGACCGTGGAACAGGTCGTCGAGGCCATTGCCGCCGGTTTCGTTGACCATGATGCGCAGGCCTGAATCGTACCAGGGCTGGGTGAAGTCGATACGCTGGGCGCGATCCTTGGTGATGGAGAGATTGGTGACGGCGACATCAATCTCGCCGTTGGCTGTCGCATCAATCAGCGCGCGGGGGGTGTCGAATTCCACGAACTTGCTGGCGAGATCGCTGCGGGCGGAGACGGCCTGCCAGAGCTCGGCGGCCATGCCGGTGTAAAGATCGCCATCCTTCATGATGAAGGGCGGGCTGAGATAGACGCCGACATTGACCACCCCGCCGTCCTGAACGGCTGGTTCCGTCTGGGCGAGAACTGCGCCCGGTGCGAGCATAAAAGCCAGCACAGCCCAGATTTTCAGTGTGATCAGATGTATGCGCATATGGTCCCCCGAATCTTTTGCGATCGAGGGAAAATTACACAGGCGAGGGTGAATGTCACACCCTCGCCTGAAGGCAGGTAAACAGTTTATACGGCTTCGAAATAATCCTGCAGCGGCCGCACGGTGAGGTTGCCGGAACGATAGGCGATGATGCCTTCGACAGCGGCCACGGCACCGGGGATGGTTGTGTAATAGGGGATCTTGCCCAAAAGCGCGGAACGGCGGATGTCGCGGCTGTCACTCAAGGCCTTGGTGCCCTCGGTGGTGTTGATCACCAGATGCACCTTGCCGTTCTTCATGGCATCGACAATATGCGGGCGCCCTTCGAGCACCTTGTTGATCTTGTCGGCGGGAATGCCCTTGCTGACAAGAAAACGCTGGGTGCCGCCGGTGGCGATGATGGTGAAGCCGGCATCTGACAGAAGCTTGATTGCCGGGGCAATGGCTTCCTTGTCGGTGTCGCGCACGGAGACAAACACGGTGCCTTCCTTGGGCACCTTTGCACCCGCACCGAGCTGGGACTTGGCGAAGGCCAGCGCATAGTCGTAATCGAGGCCGATGACTTCGCCGGTTGATTTCATTTCCGGGCCGAGCACGGTGTCGACGCCGGGGAAACGGGCGAAGGGGAAGACGGCTTCCTTGATGCCGATATGCTTCAATTTCTTTTCGGTGAGGTTGAAGCTTGCAAGGGTTTCACCTGCCATGATGCGCGCCGCGATCTTGGCGATGGGTTCGCCGATGACCTTGGCGACGAAAGGCACGGTGCGCGAGGCACGCGGATTGACCTCGATGATGAAGATCGTGCCGTCCTTGATGGCGTATTGCACGTTCATCAGCCCGCCGACATTAAGGGCCAGCGCGAGTTCGCGGGTCTGGCGCTTGAGTTCGGCGATGATCTCGTCGGAGAGATTATGCGGGGGCAGGGAGCAGGCGCTGTCGCCGGAATGAATGCCGGCTTCCTCGATATGCTCCATGATGCCGCAAACGAATACGTCCTTGCCATCGCTGAGGCAGTCGACGTCGATTTCGGTCGCGCCGGCCAGGTAGCCGTCAAACAGGAGCGGGTTGTCGGCGAGGACCGAATTGATCTGCCCGGTCTTGTCGTTGGGATATTTGGCGCGGATTTCGGGCGGCACCAGTTCGTTGAGGGTGGACTGGATATAGGTCTCGAACCGGTCCGGGGTATGAACGATGGCCATGGCGCGGCCACCCAGAACATAAGAGGGGCGGATGACCAGCGGGTAACCGAGCTTGTCGGCAACGATGCGGGCCTGTTCGAGCGAATAGGCGATGCCATTCTTGGGCTGGGAAAGTTCCAGCTTCGAGATGAGCTTCATGAACCGGTCGCGGTCTTCGGCCAGATCGATCATGTCGGGCTGGGTGCCGAGAATGGGCACGCCGGCCTTCTGGACGGCTTCAGCAAGGTTGAGCGGGGTCTGGCCGCCAAACTGGACGATGACGCCGTGCAGGGTGCCGTTCTGCTTTTCTGTTTCCAGAATTTCGATGACGTCTTCTTCGGTCAGCGGCTCGAAATAGAGGCGGTCCGAGGTGTCGTAATCGGTGGAGACGGTTTCCGGGTTGCAGTTGACCATGATGGTTTCATAGCCGGCATCGGCGAGCGCGAAGGCGGCATGGCAGCAGCAATAGTCGAACTCGATGCCCTGGCCGATACGGTTGGGACCGCCGCCCAGAATGACCACTTTCTTGCGATCAGAGGGCTGGGCTTCATCGGCCACGGCGCCATCGAAGGGCATTTCATAGGTCGAATACATATAGGCTGTCGGCGAGGCGAACTCGGCGGCACAGGTGTCGATGCGCTTGTAGACCGGACGGACGCCCAGGGCGACGCGTTTGGCGCGGACATTGGCAGCGCTTGAATCACTCAGCGCCGCCAGGCGTGCGTCGGAGAAGCCCATGGATTTGAGCATGCGCATCTGGGATTCTGTTTCGGGCAGGCCGAAATCGCGGACCTTCTGCTCGATATCGACGATGGCGCGGATCTGTTCGAGGAACCACATGTCGATGCGGCAGGCCTGATGGATGGCCTCATTGTCGAGGCCAAGGCGCATGGCTTCAGCCACGTGCAGCAGGCGTTCCGGCGTCGGGGTGCCGAGCGCGGCGCGAATGGCGTTTTTGTCATCGCCTTCGCCCAAACCCGGAATGCCGATTTCGTTGAGGCCGGTCAGGCCGGTTTCGAGCGAGCGCAGGGCCTTTTGCAGCGATTCCTGGAAGGTGCGGCCAATGGCCATGGCTTCGCCGACGGACTTCATGGCCGTGCCCAGACGATTGTCGGCGCCGGGGAATTTCTCGAAAGCAAAGCGCGGGATCTTGGTGACGACATAATCGATTGTCGGCTCGAAGCTGGCCGGAGTGGCACCGCCCGTGATGTCATTTTCCAGCTCGTCGAGCGTGTAACCAACGGCGAGACGTGCTGCGACCTTGGCGATGGGGAAGCCTGTGGCTTTCGACGCCAATGCCGAGGAGCGGGAAACGCGCGGGTTCATCTCGATCACGATCATACGGCCATCGGCGGGATTGACCGCGAACTGGACGTTGGAGCCGCCGGTTTCCACCCCGATCTCGCGCAGCACCGCCAGCGAGGCGTCGCGCATGATCTGGTATTCCTTGTCGGTCAGGGTCAGGGCCGGTGCGACGGTGATGCTGTCGCCGGTATGCACGCCCATAGGATCGATATTTTCGATGGAACAGATGATGATGCAATTGTCCTTTTTATCGCGGACAACCTCCATCTCGTATTCTTTCCAGCCGGCGATGGATTCTTCCACCAGAACCTCATCGGTGGGGGACGCGTCGATGCCGCTCTCGATGATGTCGAGATATTCCTCGCGGTTGTAGGCAATGCCGCCGCCGGTGCCGCCCAGCGTGAATGAGGGACGGATGATGGCGGGCAGGCCAATATCTTCCAAAGCCTGCAAGGCTTCGGGCAGATTGTGGGCGAGGCGGGATTTGGGTGTCTCCAGCCCGATCTTGGCCATGGCTTCGCGGAAGAGTTCGCGATCCTCGGCCTTGTCGATGGCCTCGGCAGTGGCGCCGATCATTTCAACGCCGAATTTTTCCAGAACACCCAGTTTGCGCAGCGAGAGCGCGCAGTTGAGCGCTGTCTGACCGCCCATTGTGGGCAGGAGCGCATCGGGGCGCTCTTTCTCGATGATCTTGGCAACAACTTCGGGGGTGATCGGCTCCATATAGGTGGCATGGGCCAGATCGGGGTCGGTCATGATTGTTGCGGGATTGGAGTTGACCAGAATGACGCGGTAACCCTCGTCTTTCAGAGCCTTGCAGGCCTGGGTGCCGGAATAGTCGAATTCGCAGGCCTGACCGATAACAATGGGACCGGCGCCGATGATCATGATGGATTTGATGTCGGTGCGTTTTGGCATGATTCGTCGTCCGTTCAGGCGTGCCCATAGAGCCACCGGGCATGGTTGCCGGCGCTCAGGGCGTTAAACATAGAGGCTAAGAGGGCCTTATAGGCAGTCATTGTGTGGAACGAAAGGCCCAAATCGCGCAATTTTGACATTTGCGGGGGCAAATTGGCGCATTTGGCCAAATCCGCAGAAGCGCGGTTAAGTCTACTTTAAGTGGTGCGGTTCAAAATAATAGAATAATCTTATGGGTTCGATTCATGCATTTACTTAGTAGCTTGGCGGCGTTGTTTGCCGTGTCTGCAGACCAGCCCGAATTAAACCGGGCGCAGCTCCGTGCGTCGGCAAGACAAATTCCGATTATGTACGGGATTGTCATTGTTGGTACTATCGCGCTTGGCTACACGCACATAGATTCCGGGCCGTGGGAGCTGACTTTAGGTTTCCCGCTAATATTGATCGCTGTGTCGGTTTTGCGCATGTCGCTTATGTTGCGTACGCGACATGAAACGATGTCCGACCAGCAAGTTGTCCGGCGTTTGCGGTCCACAGTTATGCTGGCCTGTATTCTGGGGCTGGCGTTTATCATCTGGTCGCTCAGTCTTTATCCCTATGGGGATGCATATGCGCGCGGGCATGTGGCGGTGTATTCTGGCGTTACAACGTTTGGTTGCGTTGCCTGTTTGATGCACCTGCGGGCCGCCGCGCTGGCCTTGACGCTGGCCGTTGTGGTGCCGTTTTCGACGTTCTTTCTGATGACAGGAGAGCCGGTGTTCACAGCAATTGCCGTGAACATGATGCTTGTGGCCGCCGCGATGATGTTCGTCATGTTTGGCTATGCCAGGGATTTCGCGAACCTGATCGACCATCAGCGCGCGCTGATAGAAAAGCAGGTGGAAACCCAGCGCCTGAGCGACGCCAATTCGCGTCTGGCCAATCTTGACAGCCTGACCAATCTGCCGAACAGGCGCAGCTTTTTTTCAGAGCTGGAAAGACGTCTGGCAGCGCAGAAGGCGAAACCGACCGGGCTGGCTGTGGGGGTGCTTGATCTCGACGGGTTCAAACCCATAAATGATGTTTATGGTCACCCAACCGGTGACAAACTGTTGGTCAATGTGGGGCAGCGGCTGCTCGATCAACTGGGGCACCACATTTTTGTGGCCCGGCTGGGCGGCGATGAATTTGGCCTGATTATCGAGGGTGAATTTGACGGTGACGCTCTGGTCGCGCAGGGGGAGCTGATTTGCCAGATACTGCGCCAGCCGTTCGATATGACCGGGTTTGTGGCGCAGATGTCCGGCTCGGTCGGGCTGGCGAAATATCCTGATGTGGGGGACAGCCCTGAAGTGCTTTTTGAGCGCGCCGATTATGCGCTTTATCATGCCAAGGAATTCTCGCCGGGCGGGGCGATATTGTTCTCGGATGCACATGAGGCGCAAATCCGCGAGGTCAGCGGGATTGAACGGCGGTTGCGGGACGCGGACATGACCGAGGAAATGTCGGTCATGTATCAGCCCATCGTGGATGTGAGCGACGGGCGGGCCGTGGGGTTTGAAGTTCTGGCGCGCTGGAACAGCCCGGTGCTGGGTGTCGTGCCGCCGAACGCATTCATCAGGGCTGCGGAACGGGCTGGGTTGATCAATCAGTTGACCGAGGTGCTGTTTTTGAAGGCTTTGGACGGCGCGCGGGACCTGCCTGCCGATACGTTTTTGTCTTTCAACCTGTCGTCGCATGACATCGGTAGTTCAGAATGCGTGATGCGGCTGATCGACATGGTCAGAGAAAACGGCCTGTCGCCGCAACGGTTGACCTTTGAGGTGACGGAAACCGCGGTGATGCAGGATTATGAGCGGGGCAAGCAGGCGCTTTTGCTGCTGAAATCGATGGGGGCGAGCATTGCGCTTGATGATTTCGGGACCGGTTATTCCAGCCTCAGCTATGTGCGGGAACTGCCGCTGGACCGATTGAAGGTGGATGGCAGCTTTGTTACCGAAATCGAGAATGACAAGGTTTCTAGGGCCGTGATGCGGACTGTGGTGGACCTGTGCCGCAATCTGGAGCTGGAATGCATCGTGGAAGGTGTGGAGACCGAAGGGCAATTGGCCATTGTTGAAGCCATGGGCTGCAGCAAGGTGCAGGGATATGTTTATTCCAAACCCATGAGTGCGCCTGATGCTGCCGATTACGTGCGGGTGCAAGGCAAGGTGCATAAAGCCCGCATGAAATCTGCCTAGAGCTACGGCCTGTCGTTGAGCTCTGTCTTATTGTGCAGAGCCCCTAGAACATCATTTTAAACCCTTCATGGCTATGGTCGAAGCCGAGCGTGCGATAGAACCGGTGGGCGTCCTGTCGCTGCTTGTTGGAGGTCAGCTGCACCATGCCACAGCCGCGGGCGCGGCATTTTTCCACGGCCCAGCGGATCATTTCACTGCCAAGGCCCTTGCCGCGCTGGTCGGCTGATATGTGCACATTCTCCAAAACGCCGCGCCACATGCCGCGCCGGGTGAGGCCCGGCAGGTAGCTGATTTGCAGGCATCCAACGGGTTTGCCCGCCAGCTCTGCAACGATCAGTTCGTGATTTGGATCATTGGCGATGGCGGTGAATGCGTCTTGATAGCAGGCGTCGCCGGCATCTTCCGGGTTGTCGGCTTTTCCGATGGTTCCAGCGGCGCAAAGGGCCATGATCGTGGGGATGTCTGCCGCCAAGGCAGCGCGGAAGGTGAGGCCGGTCATGATCGAGGTCTCTCGAGGACAGATCCTGATCTGGTAGCAAAATGCGCGGTTCACGTGACGCTGATTGCAGGAAAAAGGCCGGGAGATGATCCCGGCCTTTTGTGTTGTGCGGAGACAGGTTTGTGCTGGTTACACAACGCTGAGTTTTACCTCGATATTGCCGCGCGTGGCGTTGGAATAGGGGCAGATCTGATGGGCCTTGTCGACCAGCGCCACGGCTTGATCGTGATCAATGCCGGGCACCGAGATCTCCAGTTCAACGGCGATGCCGTAGCCCGGACCGTCGGCATTCTCACCGAAATGGACGGTGGCATTGATTTTGGCGTCATCAGGGATGCTGACTTTTTCCATGCGGCCGACAGCTTTGAGTGCGCCGAGGAAGCAGGCGGAATAACCCACGGCGAACAATTGTTCGGGATTGGTGCCGGGGCCGCCATTGCCGCCCATTTCCTTGGGGGTGTCGAGGGTGACGGAAAGGCGCTCGTCATCGGTTGCGGAGGTGCCGGTGCGGCCACCGGTGGAGGTGGCATGGGCGGAATATACAGCTGACTTGATCATTTTTGTCTCGCTTTCCTGAATGCGGTGCCGCCGGGATCAGCGGTTGATTTTATTTAGCCCAAAATTAGATTGTGCGCAATATAAAAGTTGTCGCATTGCGTGATATTGCATTGCGCGCTATTTAATGGGGTGAAAGTCGCAGGTGTAGCGCAGGAGAACGACAACCGATGCAGCAGGATGAATTGCTCAAACTCGACCGGCAGTTGTGCTTTGCGGTTTATGCCGCCGGCCATGCCTTTACCCGTTTCTACAAGCCGCGCCTGGACGCGATCGGGCTGACATATCCGCAATATCTGGTGATGCTGGTGCTGTGGGAAGAAGACGGGCTGACGGTGAAGGGACTGGGGGAGAAACTGTTTCTGGATTCTGGCACGCTGACGCCCCTGCTGAAACGCATGGAGGGGGCGGGGCTGCTCACGCGGCGGCGCGACAGCGAAGACGAGCGGCAGGTGCGCATCGGGCTGACGGCGGCCGGGCGCGAGCTGCGCGGGAAAGCCGCCGGCATTCCGCTGCAGACGGCCGATGCTGTTGGCTTGAAGGGGGCGGAGATGGATGATGTGAAGGCGGACCTTGTGCGCCTGCGCGACCACCTCAATGCGGCGATTGGCGATGTCTGACGATATGTACAAGTATTAGAATAATCTCATCTTGCCCTGCGGATTAATTCTGTAGATACGTGGCCAGTGTTTTCTGGACAAATCCCGTGTTTGTTGTATCGTTTGGAAATATTCCATTCGACCATTTATTTATTTGAAATATCGCGGGGGCCTATCGATATGAAATATTTAGCATTATCTGTTGCGTTGGCGGGTGCAATCTCTGGCGGGTTTGTCCAGGCATCCCTGGCGCAGGACTGGTCTGGTTTTTATGCCGGTGTTCTTGCCGGTTACGGCAGTGGTGAACTCAAGGGAGCAACACCTGCCGGGGCGTTTGCTTCCACCACGTCGTTTAGTGGCGCGCTGTTGGGGGGTACCCTTGGTGCCAATTACCAGACGGGCAGCTTTGTTGTGGGTGTGGAAGGCGATGTCGCGTGGTCGGGCATGACAGGGAGCAAGGCTTGTGTCGGTGCGCCGGCGCAAACCTGCAGCATCGACGTACACTGGATGAGCACGCTGCGTGCGCGGGCCGGTTATACAATCGATGACCTCATGGTCTTTGCCACGGCCGGTTTGTCCATGGCGAACGGCACCGCCAAAACCTCACCGGCATCTGGCGGCACGACGGGCAGCGATACCCAGACCTTTGTCGGCTGGGCAGCGGGCCTCGGCGCTGAATATATGGTTGCCGAAAATGTAAGCCTGAAGCTTGATTATCTATATTCAGACTGGGGTTCGCGGACCTCGCCGATAAACACGGTGGCGGCGGGAAGTGCCTATGTCGGCAGCCCGACCTCACACGCGGTGCGCGTTGGCCTGAACTACCGCTTCTGATTGGCGACATCGCTGATGGACGTATGCGGGGCGGCACTGCTCTGATCGATCTGGAATGCCGCCTTGTCCGGGCGGCATTTTAGCGTGCGGTCTGATAGCCCTCTGGTACGCCAAGGGGGGCGAGGACGAATTGCCAGACTTGTGAGGCGCGGCTGCGGAACGTGCCGGCACAGCACAACAGATAGTATTCCCACATACGCTTGAAGCGTTTTTCGTCCGGGGTTTGCGGCTCGGGCCAGTTTTTCTGGAAGTTCTCGTTCCAGGCCATGAGCGTATAATCATAATGCGGACCGATATTGTGCAGGTCCACAATGACGAATTGATGCTCGATGGCCTTGCCGATCTGGGCGATGGAAGGCAGGACGCCGCCGGGGAAGATGT carries:
- a CDS encoding PQQ-dependent sugar dehydrogenase, which produces MRLITKAKKFILTIGFVAVCAGTGGVAWAQSDMVFESQAGPVAAEVVAEGLAFPWAIGFLPDGRLLVTERPGRLRVIDADGQPGAPITGVPEVWAEGQGGLLDVALAPDFATSGRLYLSYAQPGLGGAGTAVMAATLTLLEDSGALSDQKVIFRMNRFTGRGQHFGSRIVVAPDGNLWVTLGERGERDRAQDPFDLAGAVVRIAPDGSIPADNPFADGGSGNAAIWSLGHRNPQGAALGPDGTLWTVEHGAAGGDEINRPEAGLNYGWPVITYGRDYNGQPIGEGTEKAGYQQPVHYWDPSIAPSGLDFYAGELFPDWQGDLLVGSLKFGLLVRLDMADGRVVDEERLLDGAFGRIRDVRTGPDGAIYLATDERDGRIIRLTPAQ
- a CDS encoding cold-shock protein — its product is MATGTVKWFNGQKGFGFIQPDEGGADVFVHISAVQRSGLNGLDEGQKVNYEIVQDQRTGKSAADNLTVA
- a CDS encoding transporter substrate-binding domain-containing protein codes for the protein MRIHLITLKIWAVLAFMLAPGAVLAQTEPAVQDGGVVNVGVYLSPPFIMKDGDLYTGMAAELWQAVSARSDLASKFVEFDTPRALIDATANGEIDVAVTNLSITKDRAQRIDFTQPWYDSGLRIMVNETGGNGLDDLFHGLRDSGYLRSYVWLTLVIIAATFLLTLFDRRFDKEFPRTWGAGLTESFYHVMSIATSGKTSRKKMFGSFGRFFAAIWLVCGVAVLAYVTSSVTSVMTAAAISNQINEAEDLPGREIGVFAGSVGEEHMRAEDLRTRPYNNIEEAAEALRTRRIDAIVADAPVLEYYANSAAGSGLDVVGPIFMPDKYGFATPLDSNLGRLITLNLLGAREDGTVERLRTKYFGDDM
- the carB gene encoding carbamoyl-phosphate synthase large subunit, producing MPKRTDIKSIMIIGAGPIVIGQACEFDYSGTQACKALKDEGYRVILVNSNPATIMTDPDLAHATYMEPITPEVVAKIIEKERPDALLPTMGGQTALNCALSLRKLGVLEKFGVEMIGATAEAIDKAEDRELFREAMAKIGLETPKSRLAHNLPEALQALEDIGLPAIIRPSFTLGGTGGGIAYNREEYLDIIESGIDASPTDEVLVEESIAGWKEYEMEVVRDKKDNCIIICSIENIDPMGVHTGDSITVAPALTLTDKEYQIMRDASLAVLREIGVETGGSNVQFAVNPADGRMIVIEMNPRVSRSSALASKATGFPIAKVAARLAVGYTLDELENDITGGATPASFEPTIDYVVTKIPRFAFEKFPGADNRLGTAMKSVGEAMAIGRTFQESLQKALRSLETGLTGLNEIGIPGLGEGDDKNAIRAALGTPTPERLLHVAEAMRLGLDNEAIHQACRIDMWFLEQIRAIVDIEQKVRDFGLPETESQMRMLKSMGFSDARLAALSDSSAANVRAKRVALGVRPVYKRIDTCAAEFASPTAYMYSTYEMPFDGAVADEAQPSDRKKVVILGGGPNRIGQGIEFDYCCCHAAFALADAGYETIMVNCNPETVSTDYDTSDRLYFEPLTEEDVIEILETEKQNGTLHGVIVQFGGQTPLNLAEAVQKAGVPILGTQPDMIDLAEDRDRFMKLISKLELSQPKNGIAYSLEQARIVADKLGYPLVIRPSYVLGGRAMAIVHTPDRFETYIQSTLNELVPPEIRAKYPNDKTGQINSVLADNPLLFDGYLAGATEIDVDCLSDGKDVFVCGIMEHIEEAGIHSGDSACSLPPHNLSDEIIAELKRQTRELALALNVGGLMNVQYAIKDGTIFIIEVNPRASRTVPFVAKVIGEPIAKIAARIMAGETLASFNLTEKKLKHIGIKEAVFPFARFPGVDTVLGPEMKSTGEVIGLDYDYALAFAKSQLGAGAKVPKEGTVFVSVRDTDKEAIAPAIKLLSDAGFTIIATGGTQRFLVSKGIPADKINKVLEGRPHIVDAMKNGKVHLVINTTEGTKALSDSRDIRRSALLGKIPYYTTIPGAVAAVEGIIAYRSGNLTVRPLQDYFEAV
- a CDS encoding putative bifunctional diguanylate cyclase/phosphodiesterase, translated to MSDQQVVRRLRSTVMLACILGLAFIIWSLSLYPYGDAYARGHVAVYSGVTTFGCVACLMHLRAAALALTLAVVVPFSTFFLMTGEPVFTAIAVNMMLVAAAMMFVMFGYARDFANLIDHQRALIEKQVETQRLSDANSRLANLDSLTNLPNRRSFFSELERRLAAQKAKPTGLAVGVLDLDGFKPINDVYGHPTGDKLLVNVGQRLLDQLGHHIFVARLGGDEFGLIIEGEFDGDALVAQGELICQILRQPFDMTGFVAQMSGSVGLAKYPDVGDSPEVLFERADYALYHAKEFSPGGAILFSDAHEAQIREVSGIERRLRDADMTEEMSVMYQPIVDVSDGRAVGFEVLARWNSPVLGVVPPNAFIRAAERAGLINQLTEVLFLKALDGARDLPADTFLSFNLSSHDIGSSECVMRLIDMVRENGLSPQRLTFEVTETAVMQDYERGKQALLLLKSMGASIALDDFGTGYSSLSYVRELPLDRLKVDGSFVTEIENDKVSRAVMRTVVDLCRNLELECIVEGVETEGQLAIVEAMGCSKVQGYVYSKPMSAPDAADYVRVQGKVHKARMKSA
- a CDS encoding GNAT family N-acetyltransferase, which codes for MTGLTFRAALAADIPTIMALCAAGTIGKADNPEDAGDACYQDAFTAIANDPNHELIVAELAGKPVGCLQISYLPGLTRRGMWRGVLENVHISADQRGKGLGSEMIRWAVEKCRARGCGMVQLTSNKQRQDAHRFYRTLGFDHSHEGFKMMF
- a CDS encoding organic hydroperoxide resistance protein — its product is MIKSAVYSAHATSTGGRTGTSATDDERLSVTLDTPKEMGGNGGPGTNPEQLFAVGYSACFLGALKAVGRMEKVSIPDDAKINATVHFGENADGPGYGIAVELEISVPGIDHDQAVALVDKAHQICPYSNATRGNIEVKLSVV
- a CDS encoding MarR family winged helix-turn-helix transcriptional regulator, yielding MQQDELLKLDRQLCFAVYAAGHAFTRFYKPRLDAIGLTYPQYLVMLVLWEEDGLTVKGLGEKLFLDSGTLTPLLKRMEGAGLLTRRRDSEDERQVRIGLTAAGRELRGKAAGIPLQTADAVGLKGAEMDDVKADLVRLRDHLNAAIGDV
- a CDS encoding outer membrane protein, coding for MKYLALSVALAGAISGGFVQASLAQDWSGFYAGVLAGYGSGELKGATPAGAFASTTSFSGALLGGTLGANYQTGSFVVGVEGDVAWSGMTGSKACVGAPAQTCSIDVHWMSTLRARAGYTIDDLMVFATAGLSMANGTAKTSPASGGTTGSDTQTFVGWAAGLGAEYMVAENVSLKLDYLYSDWGSRTSPINTVAAGSAYVGSPTSHAVRVGLNYRF